A stretch of the Sorangium aterium genome encodes the following:
- a CDS encoding phage tail protein — MSDEESEYLRLLPAVHASRGEDGTPSFVERYLMIAESLLGRRDGGEAGVQQGMAALLDALPSILSPRLSFLFPDSTELLPPIEVAEQTAQFPLAPTEEVLEVLNHFLGVVPFVPPESLSVSTRRQRMGLILEPLAQLLEWLSGWIALVPIRDWSVDRRRDVLSRIMPLYRKRGTLEGLKGLMEAFFDNVVVEQSGSQTVWIKTSVVDMTPAQPVELGTNTTLAETASPEPEDPDKIVMPPALLPVLDGMRPHSFVVGIYLNANKYRIQAQLERLKSTMSSFVDEEKPVHARCSIIYVSKPDCLG, encoded by the coding sequence GTGAGCGATGAGGAATCCGAGTACCTGCGCTTGCTCCCCGCGGTTCACGCGAGCCGCGGCGAGGACGGCACGCCGTCGTTCGTCGAGCGCTACCTGATGATCGCGGAGAGCTTGCTCGGGCGGAGGGACGGGGGCGAGGCCGGTGTGCAACAAGGGATGGCGGCGCTCCTGGATGCGCTACCCTCGATCCTCTCTCCGCGCCTGTCGTTCCTGTTCCCTGATTCGACGGAGCTTCTACCTCCGATCGAAGTCGCGGAGCAGACAGCCCAGTTCCCCCTGGCCCCGACGGAGGAGGTCCTGGAGGTGCTGAACCATTTCCTGGGCGTCGTCCCCTTCGTCCCCCCGGAGTCCCTCTCCGTCTCGACGCGCCGGCAGCGAATGGGCCTCATCCTGGAACCTCTGGCACAGCTCCTGGAATGGCTCTCGGGGTGGATCGCCCTCGTGCCTATCCGCGACTGGAGCGTTGATAGGCGGCGAGATGTGCTCTCAAGGATCATGCCTCTTTACCGGAAGCGCGGGACGCTGGAAGGGCTGAAGGGGCTCATGGAAGCATTTTTCGACAACGTCGTCGTTGAGCAATCTGGCAGTCAGACAGTATGGATCAAGACCAGCGTGGTCGATATGACGCCGGCGCAGCCCGTCGAGCTCGGCACGAACACGACGCTCGCAGAGACGGCCTCGCCTGAACCGGAAGATCCCGACAAGATCGTCATGCCGCCCGCGCTCCTGCCCGTGCTGGATGGGATGCGGCCACATAGTTTTGTTGTGGGGATTTATTTGAATGCAAACAAGTATCGGATCCAGGCGCAGCTGGAGCGGCTCAAGAGCACCATGAGCTCGTTTGTGGACGAGGAGAAGCCCGTTCATGCGCGCTGTTCTATCATCTATGTGAGCAAGCCGGACTGCCTCGGCTGA
- a CDS encoding tail fiber domain-containing protein, which yields MSDKFDYLATTNQLTRTYYYDGELLVEDDFNREQKYLRDLVRQQNLFLFGPGVVSGLELSVQDGAVYVSLGMAFDYQGKPLILDYATVGDLIQSLDLGDPELEADAEYTVYIAYGEDPDDEQGLQAGHLINESVLLAYVKFGDPVPTDPAWTDENGIEMPIGIVLGSFKTDADANPTTADTSGRESVAWGPESATSSPSDAALKVEVSTIDGALARVAKLNPVSFAWRSDPARRRRLGLIAQEVAGVVPEIVGESAAGLKTVAYQELVPLLIRSIQELSARVAELEAEGAQRGGGRG from the coding sequence ATGTCGGATAAATTTGACTACCTCGCAACCACCAACCAGCTGACGCGTACGTATTATTACGATGGTGAGCTGCTCGTCGAGGATGATTTCAATCGAGAGCAAAAGTATCTTCGTGATCTGGTCCGTCAGCAGAACTTGTTCTTGTTTGGGCCGGGTGTCGTCTCTGGTCTTGAGTTGTCCGTGCAGGATGGTGCTGTCTATGTATCTCTCGGCATGGCCTTCGACTACCAGGGGAAGCCACTGATCCTTGACTACGCGACCGTGGGCGATCTGATTCAGTCTTTGGATCTGGGTGATCCTGAGCTTGAGGCTGACGCGGAGTACACTGTTTACATAGCGTATGGCGAAGATCCCGACGACGAGCAGGGCCTGCAAGCTGGTCACTTGATCAATGAGAGTGTTCTGCTGGCGTACGTAAAATTCGGGGATCCGGTGCCTACGGATCCTGCATGGACCGATGAGAACGGTATAGAAATGCCGATCGGGATTGTTCTGGGTTCATTCAAGACCGACGCAGATGCAAATCCCACGACCGCGGATACTTCTGGACGGGAATCTGTCGCGTGGGGCCCGGAGTCGGCCACCTCTTCACCCAGTGACGCCGCGCTGAAGGTCGAGGTGTCTACTATCGATGGCGCCCTCGCTCGGGTCGCCAAGCTGAATCCCGTGTCGTTCGCCTGGCGCTCCGATCCCGCGCGCCGGCGCCGGCTGGGGCTCATCGCGCAGGAGGTCGCGGGCGTCGTGCCCGAGATCGTGGGGGAGAGCGCCGCGGGCTTGAAGACGGTCGCATACCAGGAGCTCGTGCCCCTGCTGATCCGGTCGATCCAGGAGCTCAGCGCCCGTGTCGCGGAGCTCGAAGCCGAGGGCGCTCAGCGAGGCGGAGGGCGAGGGTGA